A region of Vitis riparia cultivar Riparia Gloire de Montpellier isolate 1030 chromosome 1, EGFV_Vit.rip_1.0, whole genome shotgun sequence DNA encodes the following proteins:
- the LOC117911768 gene encoding uncharacterized protein LOC117911768, with protein sequence MAIDVCSEISSVGISPRISFSHDLNQNDVVPIDHYHRRLDASLLDSASDFDFCIGDSVVQEPSTADELFSDGKILPVEIKKKLVTMEQLRQVEAVQSRPQRPLPPPTTETAKKMRLKEFLSVGFDEEEKPASKSFWQFRRSSSLNCDTSRNRSLIRSLQFLSRSNSTGSVPNPKQTMLQKENQRQNSQKQPPSRSPLSSSTTYYSYPSSQKPPQKKNFRSYGDGVRISPVLNLPPPYISRATVGLFGFGSLFCNGKDKKKKK encoded by the coding sequence ATGGCCATTGATGTCTGTTCTGAGATCTCCAGCGTTGGGATCAGTCCCAGAATCTCATTCTCTCATGATCTCaaccaaaacgacgtcgtgCCAATCGACCACTATCATCGCCGATTGGATGCCTCTCTTCTAGATTCCGCCTCCGATTTCGATTTCTGCATCGGTGATAGTGTCGTGCAAGAACCTTCCACCGCCGATGAGCTTTTCTCCGATGGTAAGATCCTTCCAGTCGAAATTAAGAAGAAGCTCGTTACAATGGAGCAACTCCGGCAAGTTGAGGCCGTTCAGTCGCGTCCTCAGCGTCCTCTTCCTCCTCCTACGACGGAGACCGCCAAGAAGATGAGATTAAAAGAATTCTTATCCGTAGGTTTTGATGAAGAAGAGAAGCCTGCATCCAAGTCCTTCTGGCAGTTCAGACGAAGCAGTAGTCTCAATTGTGACACCAGTCGGAACAGGAGCTTAATTCGGTCGTTACAGTTTCTGTCGCGAAGCAATTCGACCGGTTCAGTACCGAATCCAAAACAAACAATGCTTCAGAAGGAAAATCAGAGGCAAAACTCTCAGAAGCAACCCCCTTCCAGGTCGCCATTGTCGTCTTCCACTACATATTATTCTTATCCTTCCTCTCAGAAGCCTCCGCAGAAGAAGAATTTCAGATCTTACGGCGATGGTGTACGGATTAGTCCTGTCCTGAATCTTCCACCTCCATACATTTCCAGAGCAACTGTGGGTCTGTTTGGATTTGGTTCACTATTCTGTAATGGCAaggataaaaagaagaagaaatga
- the LOC117917392 gene encoding glutamine--tRNA ligase, cytoplasmic-like, with the protein MVVEDDNSEKPLDLFLKIGLDERTAKNTIANNKVTANLTAVIHEAALTNGCNRTVGNLLYTVATKFPANALVHRPTLLQYIVSSKIKTPAQLEAAFSIYSSIGSENFELKEFEESCGVGIDVPIEDIERTVNEIFEENKNVILGQRYRTNVGDLFGHVRKSHPWADPKIVKQLIDVKLYGLLGEKTAADDEKPSRKKKEKQAKSESIAVDTHPAPTSEEELNPFLIFPQPEENFKVHTEIFFSDRPVLRVCNTREMLEKHLKATGGRVFTRFPPEPNGYLHIGHAKAMFVSFGLAKERDGCCYLRYDDTNPEAEKKEYIDHIDEIVRWMGWEPFKVTYTSDYFQDLYDLAVELIRRNHAYVDHQTPEEIKEYREKKMNSPWRDRPIAESLELFDQMRRGMIEEGKATLRMKQDMQSDNYNMYDLIAYRIKFTPHPHSGEKWCIYPSYDYSHCIVDSLENITHSLCTLEFETRRASYYWLIDALGLYQPYVWEYSRLNVTNTVMSKRKLNRLVTERWVDGWDDPRLMTLAGLRRRGVTSTSINAFVRGIGITRSDSSTIRLDRLEFHIREELNKTAPRTMVVLHPLKVVITNLEDGSMMDLDAKKWPDAQIEDSSSFYKVPFSNIVYIEHTDFRMKDSKDYYGLAPGKSVLLRYAFPIKCTEVILSDDKETVVEVRAEFDPSKKTKPKGVLHWVAEPSPGIDPLKVEVRLFDKLFLSENPAELDNWLADLNPESKVVVPGAYAVPSLRTAAVGDRFQFERLGYFVVDKDSTSEKLVFNRTVTLRDSYSKGGK; encoded by the exons ATGGTGGTTGAGGACGACAACTCAGAGAAGCCTCTGGACCTGTTTCTCAAGATTGGTTTAGATGAGAGGACTGCAAAGAACACCATCGCCAATAATAAGGTCACCGCAAATTTGACGGCTGTGATTCACGAG GCAGCGCTCACTAATGGATGCAATCGTACAGTTGGAAATCTTCTGTACACA GTTGCTACAAAATTTCCAGCAAATGCCCTTGTGCATCGTCCAACTCTTTTGCAATATATTGTCTCATCAAAG ATTAAAACTCCAGCCCAGTTAGAAGCAGcattttcaatttattcaaGCATTGGTTCAGAGAACTTTgagttaaaagaatttgaagaatcATGTGGTGTTG GTATCGATGTTCCTATTGAAGATATTGAACGCACTGTTAATGAGATTTTTGAGGAGAACAAGAATGTGATTTTGGGGCAACGTTACCGAACAAATG TTGGTGATTTATTTGGGCATGTTCGCAAGAGTCACCCTTGGGCTGATCCAAAGATTGTGAAG CAACTTATAGATGTGAAATTATACGGATTGCTTGGTGAGAAGACTGCAGCAGATGATGAAAAGCCttcaagaaagaagaaagaaaaacaagctAAAAGCGAG TCAATTGCTGTGGATACTCATCCAGCACCAACATCTGAAGAAGAGCTTAATCCATTTTTGATATTCCCCCAGCCAGAGGAGAATTTTAAG GTTCACactgaaatattttttagtgaTCGCCCGGTGTTGAGAGTTTGTAACACAAGGgaaatgcttgaaaaacatttaaaagcCACAGGAGGGAGAGTTTTTACCCGCTTTCCACCAGAGCCAAATGGGTATCTGCATATTGGTCATGCCAAG GCAATGTTTGTTAGCTTTGGCCTGGCAAAAGAGCGGGATGGATGCTGCTACCTGAG GTATGATGACACAAACCCTGAAGCtgaaaagaaagaatatattGATCATATTGATGAAATTGTCCGGTGGATGGGTTGGGAACCTTTCAAG GTTACTTACACCAGTGATTATTTCCAAGATTTGTATGATCTAGCAGTGGAGCTAATACGAAGGAATCATGCCTATGTTGATCATCag ACTCCTGAAGAAATAAAAGAGTACAGGGAAAAGAAGATGAACAGTCCTTGGAGGGATAGACCAATTGCAGAATCGTTGGAACTTTTTGATCAAATGAGACGGGGAATGATTGAAGAAGGGAAAGCGACACTCAGAATGAAGCAAGACATGCAGAgtgataattataatatgtatGATCTCATTGCATATCGTATCAAG TTTACCCCTCATCCACATTCAGGGGAGAAGTGGTGTATTTATCCAAGTTATGATTATTCTCATTGCATTGTGGATTCTCTTGAAAATATTACACATTCG CTATGTACACTCGAATTTGAAACACGCCGTGCTTCATACTACTGGTTGATAGATGCACTTGGCCTTTACCAACCTTATGTCTGGGAATACTCACGGTTGAATGTCACTAACACAGTGATGTCAAAGCGTAAG TTGAACCGTTTGGTGACAGAAAGGTGGGTTGATGGTTGGGATGACCCTCGTCTTATGACATTAGCTGGTTTACGACGTAGAGGGGTGACTTCGACCTCCATAAATGCTTTCGTTCGAGGAATTGGAATCACTAGAAG TGATAGTAGTACGATACGTTTGGACCGCCTTGAGTTTCATATAAGAGAAGAACTAAACAAAACAGCACCTCGCACGATGGTTGTGCTACATCCGCTCAAG GTTGTTATTACCAACCTTGAAGATGGTTCAATGATGGATCTTGATGCAAAGAAATGGCCTGATGCTCAAATAGAAGATTCATCTTCCTTTTACAAG GTTCCCTTTTCTAATATTGTGTACATTGAGCACACTGATTTTCGGATGAAAGATTCGAAAGATTACTATGGGCTTGCTCCTGGTAAATCTGTCCTGCTCAG ATATGCTTTCCCTATAAAGTGCACAGAAGTTATCCTCAGTGATGATAAAGAAACTGTTGTTGAGGTCCGGGCTGAGTTTGATCCTTCAAAGAAGACAAAGCCAAAG gGTGTTCTTCACTGGGTTGCAGAACCTTCTCCTGGGATTGATCCACTTAAGGTTGAAGTGAGGCTGTTTGACAAACTCTTCCTTTCTGAG AATCCTGCTGAACTGGACAATTGGCTTGCTGATCTGAACCCGGAGTCCAAAGTGGTGGTACCTGGAGCATATGCTGTGCCTTCACTTCGAACTGCTGCAGTTGGGGACAGATTTCAGTTTGAAAGGCTTG GTTATTTTGTGGTAGATAAGGACTCCACTTCTGAAAAACTTGTCTTCAATCGTACGGTTACACTACGAGATAGCTACAGCAAAGGTGGGAAATAG
- the LOC117922245 gene encoding transcription factor MYB62-like, giving the protein MATVAKRINNSSEEIELRRGPWTLEEDTLLIHYIACHGEGRWNLLAKCAGLKRTGKSCRLRWLNYLKPDIKRGNLTPQEQLLILELHSKWGNRWSRIAQHLPGRTDNEIKNYWRTRVQKQARQLKIESDSKRFIDAVRRFWMPRLLQKMEQASTSSTAADAVTTNTTNTTTVNSQSSTIPALLPNQITVSSSPPQSSVTSPSISTSDSMKIPLLPEISEHPTSPSQAIGNTVHNNPVINDCSYVDSSIYDMEPLAPSSAIGTYDFSLFSDYQMAENDWIDLWNVDKLW; this is encoded by the exons ATGGCCACAGTTGCAAAGAGGATTAACAACTCTAGTGAAGAAATTGAGCTTCGAAGAGGACCATGGACTCTTGAAGAAGACACTCTTCTCATCCATTACATTGCTTGCCATGGTGAAGGCCGTTGGAACCTGTTAGCTAAATGTGCAG gaTTGAAGAGGACTGGAAAGAGTTGCAGATTAAGATGGCTGAACTATTTAAAACCAGACATCAAGCGTGGAAACCTTACTCCACAAGAGCAGCTCTTGATCCTTGAACTCCATTCGAAGTGGGGTAATAG GTGGTCAAGAATTGCACAACATCTACCTGGAAGAACTGACAACGAGATCAAGAACTACTGGAGAACAAGGGTGCAAAAACAGGCAAGGCAACTCAAGATCGAGTCTGATAGCAAGAGGTTCATTGATGCGGTTCGGCGTTTCTGGATGCCCAGATTGCTCCAAAAGATGGAGCAAGCCTCTACTTCTTCAACTGCTGCTGATGCTGTGACTACCAACACTACTAACACCACTACCGTGAATTCCCAGAGCTCGACTATTCCTGCTCTGCTACCCAACCAGATCACTGTCTCATCATCTCCCCCACAAAGCTCAGTCACTAGCCCAAGTATTTCTACATCAGATTCCATGAAAATTCCACTGCTGCCAGAAATTTCGGAACACCCAACAAGTCCTTCTCAAGCTATTGGCAACACCGTCCACAACAACCCCGTTATAAATGATTGTTCCTATGTGGACAGCAGTATCTATGACATGGAGCCTTTGGCTCCTTCGTCAGCAATAGGGACTTATGACTTTTCATTGTTCTCTGACTACCAAATGGCAGAAAATGATTGGATAGATCTGTGGAATGTGGATAAATTATGGTAG